The genomic window AAACCTGGTTCAGGCGGAAGACCTGATCGATCTGGCGGTACGTCAGGGGGCACAATTGATTGGGCTTCCTGAAAACTTTTCATTTATGGGCGATGAGGCCGATAAGCTGGCCCAATCTGAGGCGATCGCCACCCAAAGTGAAAAGTTTCTGCGAACCATGGCCCAGCGCTATCAGGTGACGCTGCTAGGGGGTGGGTTTCCAGTGCCAACAGAAGGCGGAAAGGTCTACAATACGGCGCTGCTGATGGGCCCCGAAGGCCAGGAGCTGGCTCGCTACCAAAAGGTACATCTCTTTGATGTCAATCTGCCGGATGGCAATACCTACCATGAGTCGAGCACGGTGACGGCAGGCACCCACCTACCGGATGTTTACGCATCGCCAGACCTCGGTAACCTAGGGCTATCGGTGTGCTACGACGTGCGCTTTCCGGAGCTCTATCGCCATCTCTCGAAGCTGGGTGCAGAGGTCTTGTTCATTCCAGCAGCCTTCACCGCCTACACTGGCAAAGATCATTGGCAGATCTTGCTGCAGGCCCGGGCGATTGAAAATACTTGCTATGTGATTGCGCCTGCCCAAACCGGCAAGCACTACGCCATGCGCCAAACCCATGGCCACGCTAGCATCATTGATCCCTGGGGAATGGTCTTAGCCAATGCGGGTAATAAACCCGGTGTAGCGATCGCTGCCATTGAACCCAGTCGTCTTGGCCAGGTACGGCGGCAAATGCCTTCTCTAGAACACCGAGTGTTTGCCTAGCCCGTCATTTGCCTAGCCCATTAATAATGTTTGCTTAGTCAGTCCATCAAGAGAATAAATGAGGGCACTGGGCGATCGCGGCTGGAGTCTTGGCCATGGCTACATTTGCTCGATGGGCCAGGTCTGGGAAGCGATCGCCCTGCATTGAAAACTTATGACGTCGGGCTATCCTCATCTTGTGAAGAACCTTGTAGAGTAAACAGGATGAGTTGTGGAACCCATGGTTGACCTTATGACTTGGCTACCCTTGCCCCTCGCGGCATTTTTGAATCCCAGTATGCTTGCCCCTCCCCTGTTGGCCACTAGCGAAGCGGCTGAGGCGGGAGGCTTCATTTTGGCGGGTGTACTGGTCAGCCTCATCTCAGTGTATTTAGCTGCCAAGATCGGCGGCGAAATCTGTGCTCGCATCAACCTCCCGCCCGTCTTGGGCGAGTTAGTCGGAGGGGTTGTTGTTGGGGTTTCTGCTTTGAATCTCTTGGTTTCACCAGAAACAGCTGGGAGTGCCGATCACTCGCTGATTATCCGCTTCTTGGAAACCACGGCTGGACTCTCGCCAGAGCTAGCACCAACGGTATTTGAAGCAGAAAGCGAAGTGATCTCCGTCCTATCAGAACTGGGCGTGATCATTTTGCTGTTTGAAATTGGTCTTGAATCCGACTTAAAAGAACTTATCCGCGTGGGCCCCCAAGCAGCGATCGTTGCTGTTATTGGAGTAGCTGTACCGTTTGCTGCCGGTACCGCAGGCTTGATTGCTTTCTTCGGGGTCGCAACCGTGCCGGCTATTTTTGCTGGAGCCGCTCTAACGGCGACCAGTATTGGCATTACGGCCAAGGTCTTGGCCGAACTTCAGCAGTTGAAAACCAAAGAAGGTCAAATCATCATTGGGGCAGCCGTGCTCGATGACGTCTTAGGCATCATTGTGCTAGCCGTGGTCGCCAGCCTGGCTAAAACTGGAGAAATCCAGATCTCGAACGTGATTTACTTGATTGTGGGAGCAGCATCATTTTTGATTGGCTCCATTCTGCTGGGGCGTTTGCTCAGCCCTGTATTTGTCTCATTGGTCAACCAACTTCAGACCCGAGGGCAACTCATTCTCACCTCCCTCGTGTTTGCCTTTACCCTGTCCTACATTGCCTCGGCGATTCAACTGGAGGCTATCCTCGGTGCCTTTGCGGCCGGCTTGATTTTGGCAGAAACCGAGAAACGCCACGAGTTAGAAGAACAGGTTCTACCCATTGCAGACATGCTCGTTCCGGTCTTCTTTGTGACGGTGGGAGCTAGTACGGACCTCAGCGTTTTGAATCCTACGGTGCCCAGCAATCGCGAAGGGTTGATTATTGCTGCTTTCCTGATTGTGGTGGCGATTATCGGAAAGGTAGTCACAGGATTTACCGTCTTTGGGCAGCCGGGTATCAATCGTTTAGCGATTGGGGTCGGCATGATACCACGGGGCGAAGTGGGTCTGGTGTTTGCTGGTGTGGGCTCTGCCAGTGGCGTTCTATCAGAATCCCTGGAGGCTGCCATCATTATGATGGTCATCTTAACGACCTTTGTGGCTCCGCCGCTGTTGCGAGTTGTATTTCAGAAAGACTCAGACTCATCCCAGGGGCTGCAGCCCTCGGCCACGGCTCTGAGTGGAGCCGATGGAGCTACGCTGAATGCCCAACCTGAGCAGACAGCTTTGGAGGATTCTGAGAACAAATCTTAGCCTTGGATGAGGAACCCTAGTTGGTGTTTCCTGGTCTAGGTCTAATTTGTGGTCAGGTGCGATTTCCTTGTGTTCCTTCCCTGATGGATTGGGGTTGGCACGTTCCGTTGTCGTCTGACAGCGGCGCTAACTTGCATTCACCGGATTACCCAGAGCATGACTGTTGTTCGCCTGAGATAGAGGTGATGATAGGGCGATCGCCTCTATCACCATCCAGTAGCGTCATTTTTCAAGCATTTCGCCTACACTAGGCTACTCAGTCTTGTTCTGAGACGATCGATACAGGAGAATTGCGACGGTTGTCCCCCCGGCGGGACATAGCGTCTAACTGTTTAGGAGGCTCATGTGAACGTTCATTGGCTACTCTCTGGCATGATCGGAGCGATGGGAGCGATCTTGATTGCCCTGCCGGCCGATGCTGGGCAAATTCAATCTTGGTCCTACGATAGCCGTGCCAATCGCCTTGTTTTTTCCACCTCGTCTGGCGTCCAACCCCGTGCTCAACTCATTTTCAACCCCACCCGGTTAGTGATTGACCTGCCCGGTACCACGTTGGGATCGGCGGCCAGTAGCCGGATGATTGGCACCGAGGTAGCGGAGGTGCGGCTCGGACAGTTTAATAGCCAAACGGCCCGGATTGTCATTGAGCTGAGCCCTGGCTATGTGATCGATCCCCAGCAGGTGGTTGTTCAGGGAGAAACGCCAACCCAGTGGATCGTGCAGTTACCAACGCCGGAACGCGGAGCAACGCCGACAGCGATCGCTCCCTCACCCAGTTCACCCCCCGCATCTACTGCAACGAGTCTGCCTGCTGGGGCAGCCACTCGCCTAGAGAATGTGCGCGTCACGCCCGATGGTTTTTTCATTCGCACCACTGGCGATACGGCTGCTGTGGAGGTTGAGCCGTCGGAGCAGGAGATCACGGTAGATCTCACGAACACCGTTTTATCCTCCCAGGTCATGGCCAGCTTGCCCGTGAACCGCTACGGCGTCAGCCAGCTTTCCTTTAGCCAGCTTGATACCTCACCGCCCACGGCTCGGGTGACGATGAGTTTGAGCCAGGAGGACATGGAGTGGCAAGCGAGCCCCAGCAGTGGTGGCGTGGTGCTGTTGCCTGTGAATGGAGCCCTGGCTCGGGAGTTGGATCAGCTCCCCTCTGACCTCAGTGAGGTGCAGGCGCAGGCATCTCCGAGCTCAGGCTCTTTGTCTACGATTCAGGCGATCGCCCTCCAGGATGGTGAAACCCAACTGCTGATTCGCGCTGATGGCCCCATCCAACCGACCAGCCAATGGGATGCTGCTAGCGGCAGCTATCAAATTACCGTTGCCGGGGCGCAGTTGGCAGAGCGGCTTTCTGGCCCCCAACTGACCGCCACAAGCCCCTTAGTGCGGGTACGGGTGCGGCAAGCCACGGCAGATACGGTGGTCATCCAAGTGGAACCGGCAGCAGGCACCCAGCTAGGTGATCTGAATCAACTCAGCTCCCAGCTAGCAGCCCTGTCCATCAACCGTTCCGATCAAGCCATTTCGGTGCCGCCCCCCAACACGTCGGGCAGTACAGGGACAGCCTTTGGGGTGCAGAATCCAGAGGGACGCGTGGTGGTGGTTATCGATCCGGGGCATGGCGGCCGGGATCCGGGTGCGGTGGGTCGCGGCGGCATCCAGGAAAAAGACATCGTGCTGTCGATTTCCAGCCAAGTTGCTAGTCTGCTAGAACAACAGGGCATTATGGTGGTGATGACGCGCCAAGATGATCGTGAGGTGGATTTGCAGCCCCGAGTCTCCATGGCAGAGCAGGCCAATGCTGATTTGTTTGTGAGCATCCATGCCAACGCCATCAGCCTCAGCCGCCCTGAGGTGAATGGTGCGGAGACCTACTACTATTCCGATTCAGGGTTGCGGCTGGCTCGGGTGATTCACGACAGTATGCTGGGAACAGGCGTGAACGATCGCGGCATTCGCCAAGCGCGCTTCTATGTTCTTGTGAATACATCAATGCCTGCCGTTCTCTTAGAAACTGGGTTCGTGACGGGTGAAGAGGATGCACGGTTGTTGGCCGACCCAGCTTTTCGCACCCGCATGGCTGAAGCGATCGCCAATGGCATCGCCCAGTATGTCCGCCAAAATTTCTAAAAATTTCTAATGGAGCGATCGCTCTGCTAGGATGCTTGTTCGCTCTGGGGTCGGTTCTGCGCCCCGATGCCTCCCACGCTTGTTGACCATCCTGTTTTCATCCCTTGATAGTTCACAGTCCCTATGCCTAATCTTTCAGCCTTGGATCTGCCGCTGTCCGGTGTTCAGCCTGCCCGCATTGGAGTGTTTGATAGCGGTGTGGGTGGTCTCACCGTTTTGCGGGAACTCTATCGCCAGTTACCCCAGGAATCGATCCTCTACTTCGGCGACACGGCCCGCCTGCCCTACGGAGAGCGATCGCCCGCTGATATTCTGCAGTTTGTGCGCGAAATTGTTGCCTGGATGATGCAGCAGCAGGTCAAAGCTATTCTTATGGCCTGCAACACCAGCTCTGCTCTGGCTTTGGAAAGCATTCAGTCAGAATTTCCGGTGCCGATTCTAGGCTTGATTTTGCCTGGGGCACGGGCGGCAGTCCAGCAGGGTCGGCGGATTGGCGTGATTTCTACCCCAGCAACGGCCAAAAGCCACGCCTACCAGCAGGCCATTCAGGAAATCGATCCTAGCGCTCAAGTTTGGGAAGTGGGCTGTCCCGAGTTTGTGCCGCTGATTGAGCAAAATCAAATTCACAGCCCGCAGATGCGACGGGTTGCAGAAGCCTACCTCCAGCCCCTGATCGACCGGCAGA from Candidatus Obscuribacterales bacterium includes these protein-coding regions:
- a CDS encoding carbon-nitrogen hydrolase family protein, with amino-acid sequence MKSYLAAAVQMNSLPDVEKNLVQAEDLIDLAVRQGAQLIGLPENFSFMGDEADKLAQSEAIATQSEKFLRTMAQRYQVTLLGGGFPVPTEGGKVYNTALLMGPEGQELARYQKVHLFDVNLPDGNTYHESSTVTAGTHLPDVYASPDLGNLGLSVCYDVRFPELYRHLSKLGAEVLFIPAAFTAYTGKDHWQILLQARAIENTCYVIAPAQTGKHYAMRQTHGHASIIDPWGMVLANAGNKPGVAIAAIEPSRLGQVRRQMPSLEHRVFA
- the murI gene encoding glutamate racemase, with amino-acid sequence MPNLSALDLPLSGVQPARIGVFDSGVGGLTVLRELYRQLPQESILYFGDTARLPYGERSPADILQFVREIVAWMMQQQVKAILMACNTSSALALESIQSEFPVPILGLILPGARAAVQQGRRIGVISTPATAKSHAYQQAIQEIDPSAQVWEVGCPEFVPLIEQNQIHSPQMRRVAEAYLQPLIDRQIDTLIYGCTHYPHLAPVLQSILPKTVQCIDPAAHVVMAAVQELELLGLRSPQLAMPTRFCVSGSPQQFAQISGQWLGFTPQVEAISLHELSACVGAQADLA
- a CDS encoding N-acetylmuramoyl-L-alanine amidase, translated to MNVHWLLSGMIGAMGAILIALPADAGQIQSWSYDSRANRLVFSTSSGVQPRAQLIFNPTRLVIDLPGTTLGSAASSRMIGTEVAEVRLGQFNSQTARIVIELSPGYVIDPQQVVVQGETPTQWIVQLPTPERGATPTAIAPSPSSPPASTATSLPAGAATRLENVRVTPDGFFIRTTGDTAAVEVEPSEQEITVDLTNTVLSSQVMASLPVNRYGVSQLSFSQLDTSPPTARVTMSLSQEDMEWQASPSSGGVVLLPVNGALARELDQLPSDLSEVQAQASPSSGSLSTIQAIALQDGETQLLIRADGPIQPTSQWDAASGSYQITVAGAQLAERLSGPQLTATSPLVRVRVRQATADTVVIQVEPAAGTQLGDLNQLSSQLAALSINRSDQAISVPPPNTSGSTGTAFGVQNPEGRVVVVIDPGHGGRDPGAVGRGGIQEKDIVLSISSQVASLLEQQGIMVVMTRQDDREVDLQPRVSMAEQANADLFVSIHANAISLSRPEVNGAETYYYSDSGLRLARVIHDSMLGTGVNDRGIRQARFYVLVNTSMPAVLLETGFVTGEEDARLLADPAFRTRMAEAIANGIAQYVRQNF
- a CDS encoding cation:proton antiporter codes for the protein MVDLMTWLPLPLAAFLNPSMLAPPLLATSEAAEAGGFILAGVLVSLISVYLAAKIGGEICARINLPPVLGELVGGVVVGVSALNLLVSPETAGSADHSLIIRFLETTAGLSPELAPTVFEAESEVISVLSELGVIILLFEIGLESDLKELIRVGPQAAIVAVIGVAVPFAAGTAGLIAFFGVATVPAIFAGAALTATSIGITAKVLAELQQLKTKEGQIIIGAAVLDDVLGIIVLAVVASLAKTGEIQISNVIYLIVGAASFLIGSILLGRLLSPVFVSLVNQLQTRGQLILTSLVFAFTLSYIASAIQLEAILGAFAAGLILAETEKRHELEEQVLPIADMLVPVFFVTVGASTDLSVLNPTVPSNREGLIIAAFLIVVAIIGKVVTGFTVFGQPGINRLAIGVGMIPRGEVGLVFAGVGSASGVLSESLEAAIIMMVILTTFVAPPLLRVVFQKDSDSSQGLQPSATALSGADGATLNAQPEQTALEDSENKS